One window from the genome of Melospiza georgiana isolate bMelGeo1 chromosome 13, bMelGeo1.pri, whole genome shotgun sequence encodes:
- the SORD gene encoding sorbitol dehydrogenase, protein MAVPGQNVAVVVHRAGDLRLENRPIPEPGPNEVLLRMHSVGICGSDVHYWQHGRIGDFVVKDPMVLGHEASGTVVKVGSGVTHLKPGDRVAIEPGVPREMDEFCKSGRYNLSPTIFFCATPPDDGNLCRYYKHSASYCYKLPDNVTFEEGALIEPLSVGIHACKRAGVTLGSKVFVSGSGPIGLVNVIVAKMMGAAAVVVTDLSASRLQKAKEVGADFTIQVQKETPQEVASKVESVLGCMPEITVECTGVQACIQAGIYATRSGGTLVLVGLGPEMVTVPIVNAAVREVDIRGIFRYCNTWPVAISLLASKRINVKPLVTHRFPLEKALEAFETTKRGEGVKVMLKCDPTDQNP, encoded by the exons ATGGCGGTGCCGGGGCAGAACGTGGCCGTGGTGGTTCACCGAGCCGGGGACCTGCGCCTG GAAAACCGTCCAATCCCAGAGCCAGGCCCTAATG aggtgctgctgcgCATGCATTCCGTGGGGATCTGCGGCTCCGACGTTCACTACTGGCAGCACGGCCGCATCGGGGATTTTGTTGTCAAGGATCCCATGGTGCTGGGACACGAAGCTTCCGGGACTGTGGTGAAAGTGGGCTCTGGGGTGACTCATCTGAAACCAG GTGACCGTGTGGCCATCGAGCCGGGTGTGCCGAGGGAGATGGATGAATTCTGCAAATCTGGGCGCTACAACCTGTCCCCAACCATCTTCTTCTGCGCCACGCCGCCCGACGACGGCAACCTGTGCCGCTACTACAAGCACAGCGCGAGCTACTGCTACAA GCTCCCAGACAATGTCACCTTTGAGGAAGGAGCCCTCATCGAGCCCCTCTCAGTGGGAATCCACGCCTGCAAAAGAGCAGGAGTCACTCTGGGGAGCAAAGTCTTCGTGTCTGGCTCTG gaccAATTGGCCTGGTCAATGTGATTGTTGCTAAGATGATgggtgcagcagctgtggtAGTTACAG ACTTATCTGCCTCTCGCCTGCAGAAAGCCAAGGAGGTGGGGGCAGATTTCACCATCCAGGTGCAGAAAGAGACCCCTCAGGAGGTGGCCTCCAAAGTGGAAAGTGTGCTTGGCTGCATGCCTGAGATAACAGTGGAGTGCACAGGAGTGCAAGCCTGTATCCAGGCTGGAATTTAT GCCACTCGTTCTGGTGGGACCCTGGTTCTGGTGGGGCTGGGCCCTGAGATGGTGACGGTGCCCATCGTGAACGCGGCCGTGCGGGAGGTGGACATCCGCGGGATATTCCGCTACTGCAACAC GTGGCCTGTGGCCATCTCTCTTCTGGCATCCAAGCGGATCAACGTCAAGCCCTTGGTCACGCACCGCTTTCccctggagaaggctctggaggCCTTCGAGACCACCAAGAGGGGTGAGGGGGTCAAAGTCATGCTGAAGTGTGACCCCACTGATCAGAACccctga